A window of the Radiobacillus deserti genome harbors these coding sequences:
- a CDS encoding LysR family transcriptional regulator encodes MDFEQLKTFVSLANNKNFTRTAEEMNVVQSTVTARIKLLEEEVGETLFIRKTRNVEITNAGKTFLAYAIQTLEIMNEGIKTTRIKSNFNNNLVIGGMNSLWDTQIFDQINSYQSCNPETAIRLITGHSKDIIEKIQYGLIDVGFVYNPSYSSLYNIYTIREEPIVLVGSAQLVEKLGSVTSEDIKNIPFIHYNWGTEFSEWFEMEIGKHETMRYRVDHTGVAVRLILNGEGIGFMFESIVEKYERENLIFRIPFTPRTAIPKRKVFMVSSKSKEERLNTFSQYMINKCNGY; translated from the coding sequence TTGGATTTTGAGCAATTAAAAACATTTGTCTCTCTTGCTAACAATAAGAACTTCACAAGAACAGCAGAGGAAATGAATGTTGTTCAATCAACCGTTACGGCAAGAATAAAATTGTTGGAAGAGGAAGTTGGAGAAACACTATTCATTAGGAAAACTCGTAATGTAGAAATAACTAATGCGGGAAAGACGTTTTTGGCTTATGCCATTCAAACATTAGAAATAATGAATGAAGGAATCAAGACTACAAGGATTAAATCAAACTTCAACAATAATTTGGTAATAGGCGGAATGAATTCACTTTGGGATACTCAAATTTTTGACCAAATTAATAGCTATCAATCTTGTAATCCCGAAACAGCGATACGTTTAATTACTGGACATTCAAAAGATATTATAGAGAAAATCCAATATGGTCTAATAGATGTTGGGTTTGTGTATAACCCTTCTTATTCATCTTTGTATAACATCTATACCATTAGAGAAGAACCGATAGTTTTAGTAGGCTCAGCACAGTTAGTAGAAAAACTAGGTTCAGTAACATCTGAGGATATAAAAAACATTCCTTTTATTCATTATAATTGGGGGACAGAGTTCTCTGAATGGTTTGAGATGGAGATAGGAAAGCATGAAACAATGCGATACAGAGTTGATCATACAGGAGTTGCTGTTCGTCTTATATTGAATGGAGAAGGTATTGGATTTATGTTCGAGAGCATAGTTGAAAAGTATGAAAGAGAAAACCTGATTTTTCGAATACCTTTCACTCCCCGAACAGCAATTCCCAAACGAAAAGTATTTATGGTAAGTTCCAAAAGCAAAGAGGAAAGGTTAAATACATTTTCACAATACATGATTAATAAGTGCAACGGATATTGA
- a CDS encoding MFS transporter has translation MRYATTNILTGPFIDKWKVRKTLVTTQSFQAILILIIPVAYYLDFLSIGLILTVMPIIAFIEQFAYPTQTKALALILEKEELIKGNSLFAFAYQGVDLLFNAISGLIVTFFGAITIYLIDSFTFAIAAILFSFVKVAIRKDTNENEEKPKQKISVVVSTYFKELKEGIGIVFHSLFWAMMVGSMLTNFTIGIVMAILPTFSEQLGGATTYGILLTSLSSGSLMGALLGSLLGKMNIGRTTIICFTLGAISWSGAGFVASPIFTSILFGLAWIPIGAVNVLFAGISQSIIPNRLLGRVHSVMYSSSALTMPIGSLTGGYLATVIESQIIFIGTGVGALFISIIWFSHPKLRRLKKANKITADTFGLRIPEKENVV, from the coding sequence ATAAGGTATGCAACGACCAACATTCTCACGGGCCCATTTATAGATAAATGGAAAGTCCGAAAAACATTAGTAACAACGCAATCTTTTCAGGCTATCCTAATCTTAATTATACCAGTTGCCTATTATTTAGACTTCCTAAGCATTGGCTTAATTCTCACAGTAATGCCGATTATAGCTTTTATCGAGCAATTTGCCTATCCTACACAAACAAAAGCTCTAGCGCTAATCTTAGAAAAAGAGGAATTAATAAAAGGAAACTCTTTATTTGCTTTTGCATATCAAGGCGTCGATCTTTTGTTTAACGCTATATCAGGATTGATTGTCACATTCTTTGGTGCTATCACGATTTACTTGATAGATTCATTTACATTTGCTATAGCTGCTATTCTCTTTTCCTTCGTTAAAGTAGCAATTAGAAAGGATACTAATGAAAATGAGGAGAAACCAAAACAGAAGATTTCTGTTGTAGTAAGTACGTATTTTAAAGAGCTGAAAGAAGGAATTGGGATTGTATTCCATTCCCTGTTTTGGGCTATGATGGTAGGCTCCATGTTAACAAACTTTACTATTGGCATCGTAATGGCGATTCTACCGACATTTTCAGAACAGCTAGGAGGTGCCACTACCTACGGGATATTATTAACATCCTTATCATCAGGATCCTTAATGGGAGCTCTTTTAGGTTCGCTGTTAGGGAAAATGAACATTGGTCGAACAACAATTATATGCTTTACTTTAGGAGCAATTTCGTGGTCAGGTGCTGGCTTTGTAGCATCCCCCATTTTCACTTCGATATTGTTTGGGTTAGCTTGGATACCGATCGGGGCAGTGAACGTGTTATTTGCGGGTATTAGTCAATCCATTATTCCGAATCGATTATTAGGTCGAGTCCATTCCGTTATGTATAGCAGTAGTGCTCTTACGATGCCAATAGGCTCTCTGACTGGCGGATATCTTGCAACTGTAATAGAAAGCCAAATTATATTTATAGGTACAGGTGTAGGAGCTCTTTTCATATCTATTATTTGGTTTTCTCATCCCAAATTAAGAAGGCTAAAAAAAGCGAATAAAATAACCGCAGATACCTTCGGGTTGAGGATTCCGGAAAAAGAGAATGTGGTGTAA
- a CDS encoding RNA polymerase sigma factor encodes MQIQEENEFNKLSHQDLFHKLILTYSEEIKRIIYFYIKDPMMAEDVLQDTFVSCFKKLRSFKHKSSYKTWLIRIAINKSKDYLKKSYVKRTVLGPISEKASTFTPEYSALQTERDTEINKQIDQLPIKQKDVILLYYYKEYGIDEIAQILEIKQNTVKTRLFRARDTLKRKLEGKDVDYEN; translated from the coding sequence ATGCAGATTCAGGAAGAAAATGAATTCAATAAATTAAGTCATCAAGACTTGTTTCACAAGTTAATTCTTACATACTCTGAAGAAATAAAAAGAATAATCTATTTCTATATAAAAGATCCGATGATGGCAGAAGATGTTCTTCAAGATACCTTTGTTTCTTGTTTCAAAAAACTTCGTTCATTTAAACATAAATCCAGTTACAAAACGTGGCTAATAAGAATAGCGATTAATAAAAGTAAGGACTATTTAAAAAAATCATATGTAAAGAGAACGGTCTTAGGTCCTATTAGTGAAAAAGCCTCAACATTCACCCCTGAATATAGTGCATTACAAACGGAAAGAGATACGGAAATTAATAAGCAAATTGACCAACTTCCTATCAAACAAAAGGATGTTATCTTGCTTTATTACTACAAGGAATATGGCATTGATGAGATTGCTCAAATTTTAGAAATTAAACAGAACACGGTTAAGACAAGACTTTTTAGAGCCCGGGATACGCTTAAGAGAAAACTAGAGGGGAAGGATGTAGATTATGAAAATTGA
- a CDS encoding chitobiase/beta-hexosaminidase C-terminal domain-containing protein produces the protein MKRHNNDLFNSLRKYSKVLTACIVAIVSLLVLSFTSKAAAFSGAGAGTASEPYIITSASQLDEMRNFLSDTDVYFELGNDIDLSSFSNWDPIGENANKFSGHFDGNNHVIKNLHIAADTSTILEYIGLFAFSSGTIEHVILDTVHVEVDGVVSANIGGLVGQNEGVIRDVSVIAGTIQGKTSVGGLVGINKGTIESSVSNATVTGHSITGGLVGTMDSSGSIKQSYATGNVSSSLEMAGGLIGSLENGQVMQSHATGEVKGMYSKDGLFIAGGLIGEIKSGGQVTESYATGNVFGSYTIGGLVGLSNGSISKSYAIGNVTATQEWVGGLIGKNDGYISETYAVGKVTGNVIKGKYGGLIGENIAAEGDVTASFWDMDQSGNDTSDGGEGKTTAEMVEQTLYHDAGWDGSVWEWPIGHYPKLKAILEDDDIDVARPIKPTVDIAGGTYNSDQTISLLGEAGATIYYTLDGTTPTIASTEYQHPITISETKSLKAITVDLAGNVSEVLEEIYIIDKIPPGKPNVSLVGGLYNTNLTLNLSGEITGTIYFTLDGTTPTIASTKYEHPITISDTKTLKAITVDSAGNVSEVLEEVYTIDKVAPAKPSVSVQGGTYYSAQTVALSAESGATIYFTLDGTAPTQLSQEYDTPLSISQRTTLKAIAVDEAGNLSDVTEALYNIGTSIPLPPPFYPIQHIELDKKSVFILSILFCKT, from the coding sequence ATGAAAAGGCATAATAACGACTTGTTTAATAGTTTAAGAAAGTACAGTAAAGTTTTGACTGCATGTATCGTAGCAATCGTTTCTTTATTGGTTTTAAGCTTTACTTCTAAGGCGGCAGCTTTTTCTGGAGCTGGTGCGGGGACGGCTAGTGAACCGTATATTATTACATCTGCCAGTCAATTGGACGAAATGCGAAATTTTTTAAGCGATACCGACGTTTATTTTGAATTAGGTAATGATATTGATTTATCATCCTTTTCTAACTGGGACCCCATTGGAGAGAATGCGAATAAATTTAGCGGTCATTTTGATGGAAATAATCATGTGATTAAGAACTTACATATAGCCGCCGATACTTCAACTATTCTTGAATATATTGGTCTCTTTGCTTTCTCTAGTGGAACAATTGAACATGTAATCTTGGATACTGTTCATGTTGAAGTTGATGGAGTGGTCAGTGCCAACATTGGAGGTCTTGTAGGACAAAATGAAGGAGTGATTCGGGATGTATCTGTGATAGCAGGTACTATCCAAGGAAAAACCTCAGTTGGAGGATTGGTAGGAATTAATAAAGGAACAATCGAGTCTTCCGTATCTAATGCTACTGTAACCGGTCATAGTATTACTGGTGGATTAGTAGGCACGATGGACTCAAGCGGCTCTATCAAACAATCGTATGCGACTGGTAATGTTTCTTCTTCCCTTGAAATGGCAGGAGGACTTATCGGAAGCTTAGAAAATGGTCAAGTTATGCAATCTCATGCTACTGGTGAAGTAAAGGGTATGTATTCGAAGGATGGATTGTTCATAGCTGGGGGATTGATAGGAGAAATAAAGAGTGGAGGACAAGTAACAGAATCTTATGCAACAGGGAATGTATTTGGTAGTTATACAATTGGTGGGTTAGTTGGATTAAGTAACGGTTCGATAAGTAAATCGTATGCAATTGGCAATGTAACGGCTACTCAGGAATGGGTAGGAGGATTAATCGGTAAAAATGATGGATACATAAGTGAAACCTATGCGGTAGGTAAAGTAACTGGAAATGTAATAAAAGGAAAGTATGGAGGCTTGATTGGGGAAAATATAGCAGCAGAAGGAGACGTTACAGCTTCTTTCTGGGATATGGACCAATCAGGGAATGATACAAGTGATGGTGGAGAAGGAAAAACAACAGCGGAGATGGTAGAACAGACTCTTTATCATGATGCAGGATGGGATGGAAGTGTTTGGGAGTGGCCTATAGGACATTATCCAAAATTAAAAGCTATTTTGGAAGATGATGACATTGACGTAGCCCGGCCAATAAAACCAACCGTGGATATAGCTGGAGGTACATACAACAGCGATCAAACGATTAGCTTGCTTGGAGAAGCTGGAGCAACTATTTATTATACTTTGGATGGAACTACCCCAACTATTGCAAGCACAGAATATCAACATCCAATTACCATTAGTGAAACGAAGAGTTTGAAAGCCATTACCGTGGACTTAGCGGGAAATGTATCAGAAGTCTTAGAAGAAATCTACATCATTGATAAGATACCCCCAGGAAAACCAAACGTAAGTCTAGTAGGTGGGTTATACAATACGAATCTAACTCTCAATCTCAGTGGAGAGATTACAGGAACCATTTATTTTACATTGGATGGGACTACCCCAACTATTGCAAGCACAAAATATGAACATCCAATTACCATTAGTGACACAAAGACACTAAAAGCCATAACTGTGGATTCAGCAGGGAATGTATCAGAAGTCCTTGAAGAAGTCTACACCATTGATAAAGTTGCACCAGCAAAGCCATCTGTGTCTGTACAAGGTGGGACGTATTATTCAGCACAGACTGTAGCCTTAAGTGCCGAAAGTGGAGCGACTATTTATTTCACATTAGATGGAACAGCACCAACCCAATTAAGTCAGGAATACGACACCCCTCTATCTATAAGCCAGAGGACTACATTAAAGGCTATTGCGGTTGATGAAGCGGGGAATCTATCGGATGTAACAGAGGCTCTTTATAATATTGGCACTTCCATACCATTACCACCGCCATTTTATCCAATCCAACATATCGAATTGGATAAAAAGAGTGTATTCATACTTTCTATTCTGTTTTGTAAAACTTAG
- a CDS encoding ABC transporter ATP-binding protein, with protein MIALEVKDLNKKYKDFHLKDVSFQLEKGYIMGFIGANGAGKTTTIKSIMNMIHLDSGEIHILGKNIVEHELDLKQDIGFTFGGIDFYTRSKIKTLTNVIKKFYKNWEEETYYNYLRRFKLDENKKINDLSMGMKVKYSLSLALSHGAKLLILDEPTSGLDPAARDELLDIFQELVLDGEISILFSTHITSDLEKCADFVTFIENGQVIHSSEKEEFKESYRLLNGNESQLNQVEERLISYKINSFGFTGLIRLSDFDTSSDIKATIPSLEEIMIYFAKKEELYV; from the coding sequence ATGATTGCTTTAGAAGTCAAAGATTTAAATAAAAAGTATAAAGACTTTCATTTAAAAGATGTATCTTTTCAACTGGAAAAAGGTTATATTATGGGTTTTATTGGGGCCAATGGCGCAGGAAAAACGACTACCATTAAATCCATTATGAATATGATTCATTTGGATAGCGGGGAAATACACATTCTAGGTAAGAATATAGTCGAACATGAACTCGATTTGAAACAGGATATCGGTTTTACGTTTGGCGGCATCGACTTTTATACTCGAAGCAAAATTAAGACGTTGACCAATGTGATTAAGAAGTTCTATAAGAATTGGGAGGAAGAGACTTATTATAACTATCTAAGAAGATTCAAGTTGGACGAGAACAAAAAAATAAATGACTTGTCAATGGGGATGAAAGTTAAGTACAGCTTGTCCCTTGCTTTGTCTCATGGTGCAAAACTTCTTATCCTCGACGAACCAACAAGCGGACTCGATCCGGCTGCAAGAGATGAGTTGTTGGATATATTTCAAGAACTCGTTTTAGACGGCGAAATTAGCATTCTTTTCTCCACCCATATTACATCCGACTTAGAAAAGTGTGCAGATTTTGTTACTTTTATTGAAAACGGTCAAGTCATCCACAGCTCGGAAAAAGAAGAATTTAAGGAATCCTATCGCCTATTGAACGGTAACGAAAGCCAATTGAACCAAGTAGAGGAACGATTGATTTCATACAAAATTAATTCATTCGGTTTTACGGGGTTGATTCGCTTAAGTGATTTCGATACCTCTTCTGATATAAAAGCAACTATACCGAGTCTCGAGGAAATCATGATTTACTTCGCGAAAAAGGAGGAACTGTATGTATAA